From Pantoea sp. Ep11b, the proteins below share one genomic window:
- a CDS encoding GNAT family N-acetyltransferase, which translates to MQPEITDNVTTQDLDEVRLGLKAHNSHFFDVDEIRAIGVFIRDEQGRKLAGLTGSTTGSWLRIDMLWVSETLRGQGVGSQLMQAAEQEAQRRGCRYAQVDTASFQARPFYEKLGYTLRLTLGNYILHHQRHYLTKEL; encoded by the coding sequence ATGCAACCTGAGATTACCGATAATGTCACCACGCAGGATCTGGATGAGGTCAGGCTGGGCCTCAAGGCGCATAACAGCCACTTCTTCGACGTTGATGAAATCCGCGCGATCGGCGTCTTTATCCGGGACGAGCAGGGCCGGAAGCTGGCCGGGCTGACCGGTTCCACCACCGGTAGCTGGCTGCGGATTGATATGCTCTGGGTCAGTGAAACGTTACGCGGTCAGGGGGTAGGCAGTCAGCTGATGCAGGCGGCGGAGCAGGAGGCGCAGCGGCGGGGATGCCGCTATGCGCAGGTGGATACCGCCAGTTTTCAGGCGCGCCCTTTTTATGAAAAGCTCGGCTACACCCTGCGGCTCACGCTGGGAAACTATATCCTGCATCATCAGCGTCACTATCTGACCAAAGAGCTGTGA
- the emtA gene encoding membrane-bound lytic murein transglycosylase EmtA, with protein sequence MLKIRHLILSALLLTGCSSEPPHQIVKQRNTPLTQAPPSSVNGTWAMFTEDAASHYGVDEKLISAIISVESGGNPGVVSRSNAVGLMQIKASTAGREVYRTLGRRGQPSNAELRDPAKNIDIGTAYIRILQDSALSGIRDPLTLRYATIVSYANGAGALLRTFSRDRDRAIAMINAMSPDEFYQHVQNKHPAAQAPRYLWKVTTAYRTI encoded by the coding sequence TTGCTGAAAATCCGACACCTTATACTCTCAGCGTTACTCCTGACAGGCTGTTCCAGCGAGCCTCCGCATCAGATTGTTAAGCAGCGCAATACGCCGTTAACTCAGGCACCGCCGTCCAGCGTTAACGGAACCTGGGCCATGTTTACCGAAGATGCCGCCAGTCATTATGGCGTTGATGAAAAGTTGATCAGCGCCATTATCAGTGTCGAATCAGGTGGAAATCCGGGCGTTGTCAGCCGCTCCAACGCGGTAGGGCTGATGCAGATCAAAGCCTCCACCGCCGGGCGCGAGGTCTATCGCACGCTGGGCCGTCGCGGTCAGCCCTCCAATGCCGAGCTGCGCGATCCGGCAAAAAATATCGATATCGGCACCGCCTATATCCGTATCCTGCAGGACTCTGCGCTGTCGGGCATCCGCGATCCCCTGACGCTGCGCTACGCCACCATCGTCTCCTACGCCAATGGGGCCGGTGCGCTGCTGCGAACCTTTTCCCGCGATCGCGATCGGGCGATTGCGATGATCAATGCCATGTCCCCCGATGAGTTCTATCAGCATGTGCAGAACAAGCATCCGGCGGCGCAGGCACCGCGCTATCTGTGGAAAGTCACGACGGCGTACCGCACCATCTGA
- a CDS encoding sugar-binding transcriptional regulator → MAKQDEQRLMVKIATLYYVEGLKQSEIAQSLTLSQSFVSRTLNRSVKEGVVKISVMPPANVYPELEKAIEQTYNLPQAIVVDVPDQASSLQIKQAIGSAAAHYLETRLRNDELIGISSWSGTIRAMVDALHPLNSACKGVIQLLGGVGANGNVQATILTQNLAALLNCPAWLLPSQSIEHSVSDRQRLSANAEVAEVLSKFDQVDLAIVGIGDLEPSALLRNSGNYYDGEMLQTLAARGAVGDICLHYFDACGQPVLKDEEDPVIGMELAQVKRCPQVVGLAGGREKAQAIRGALLGGYINVLIVDYPTARLLLTPQV, encoded by the coding sequence ATGGCAAAACAGGACGAACAGCGACTGATGGTAAAAATTGCCACCCTTTACTATGTCGAAGGGTTAAAGCAGTCGGAGATTGCCCAGTCGCTCACCCTTTCGCAGTCGTTTGTCTCACGCACGCTTAATCGCAGCGTGAAAGAGGGGGTGGTCAAGATCAGCGTGATGCCCCCGGCCAATGTCTACCCGGAGCTGGAAAAAGCGATTGAGCAGACCTACAACCTGCCACAGGCGATTGTGGTGGATGTGCCGGATCAGGCCTCTTCCCTGCAGATCAAGCAGGCGATTGGGTCGGCTGCCGCCCACTATCTGGAAACCCGGCTGCGCAACGACGAGCTGATTGGCATCTCCTCGTGGAGCGGCACAATCCGGGCGATGGTGGATGCGCTGCACCCGCTGAACAGCGCCTGCAAAGGGGTGATCCAGCTGCTGGGCGGCGTTGGCGCAAACGGCAACGTCCAGGCGACGATCCTGACGCAGAATCTGGCGGCGCTGCTCAACTGCCCCGCCTGGCTGCTGCCGTCGCAGTCAATCGAGCATTCAGTCAGCGATCGCCAGCGGCTGTCGGCCAATGCAGAGGTGGCTGAGGTGCTGAGTAAGTTTGATCAGGTCGATCTGGCAATTGTCGGCATTGGCGATCTGGAGCCCTCGGCCCTGCTGCGAAATTCAGGCAACTATTATGACGGCGAAATGTTGCAGACGCTGGCGGCGCGCGGCGCGGTGGGCGATATCTGCCTGCACTATTTCGACGCCTGCGGGCAGCCGGTGCTGAAAGATGAAGAGGATCCGGTGATCGGGATGGAGCTGGCGCAGGTGAAACGCTGTCCACAGGTTGTCGGGCTGGCGGGCGGACGGGAAAAAGCCCAGGCCATCCGCGGGGCGCTGCTGGGCGGTTACATCAACGTGCTGATCGTCGACTATCCTACGGCGCGACTGCTGCTCACGCCGCAGGTCTGA
- a CDS encoding transketolase, translating to MNPFNLPVAELERRARAIRRRIIQLNAGSPAGGHTGADLSQVEILTALYFRILNCAADRTDDDQRDIYIQSKGHAVGGYYCVLAEAGYFPADWLATYQHADSALPGHPVRQKTPGVELNTGALGHGLPVAVGIAIAAKKDNSSRRIFVVTGDGELAEGSNWEAALVAAHYGLDNLIIINDKNKLQLAGATRDIMNTDPLPEKWRAFGLDVTECNGNNMADVVSTLENLPQNGKPQVIVAHTEKGFGISFIQSKAEWHHRVPKGEEIALALEELKDE from the coding sequence ATGAATCCTTTCAATCTCCCGGTCGCGGAACTTGAGCGCCGGGCACGCGCCATCCGCCGCCGTATCATCCAGCTGAATGCGGGCAGCCCGGCGGGCGGCCATACCGGTGCCGATCTCTCTCAGGTTGAGATCCTCACCGCACTCTATTTCCGTATCCTGAACTGTGCAGCGGACCGTACCGATGATGACCAGCGCGATATCTACATCCAGTCAAAAGGGCATGCGGTTGGCGGCTATTACTGCGTACTGGCTGAAGCCGGTTACTTTCCCGCTGACTGGCTGGCCACTTATCAGCACGCCGACTCGGCTCTGCCAGGCCATCCCGTCCGGCAGAAAACGCCCGGCGTTGAACTGAACACCGGCGCGCTGGGACACGGCCTGCCAGTGGCGGTAGGCATCGCGATTGCGGCAAAAAAAGATAACAGTTCCCGTCGCATCTTTGTCGTCACCGGCGACGGTGAGCTGGCTGAGGGCAGCAACTGGGAAGCGGCGCTGGTGGCTGCCCATTACGGCCTCGACAACCTGATTATCATCAACGACAAAAACAAGCTGCAGCTGGCCGGGGCCACCCGCGACATCATGAATACCGACCCGCTGCCGGAAAAATGGCGCGCCTTCGGTCTGGACGTAACGGAGTGCAACGGCAACAACATGGCCGATGTGGTCAGTACCCTTGAAAACCTGCCGCAGAACGGTAAACCCCAGGTGATCGTCGCGCACACCGAAAAGGGATTTGGCATCTCCTTTATCCAGAGTAAAGCCGAATGGCATCACCGGGTGCCGAAAGGCGAAGAGATTGCACTGGCACTGGAGGAACTGAAAGATGAGTAA
- a CDS encoding MBL fold metallo-hydrolase, with product MKPLYDDLWISTPEFPVEDAVNDLMMHGFMLRHPRGNLLIGRVENLLDHEVLADSGGVIRHYLTHWHESAPGTAVIQQRFSSALYCHSRSLGPISRFAEPDDTFTQPETHFGDFHLLPTPGHTPGSASYLYTSPLGMTYLFVGDTVTRSHDQWITVLVPDSNPAELSQTLEFYRSLRPDVVLMSTTRGHLSWKTVTLQSWLAAIDEAEQHPLDLRQQPLF from the coding sequence TTGAAGCCGTTGTATGACGATTTGTGGATCTCAACCCCGGAGTTTCCGGTGGAAGATGCCGTTAACGACCTGATGATGCATGGATTTATGCTGCGTCATCCACGCGGCAACCTGCTGATTGGTCGGGTTGAAAACCTGCTCGATCACGAGGTGCTGGCCGATAGCGGCGGCGTAATCCGTCACTATCTGACCCACTGGCACGAGTCGGCGCCGGGAACAGCGGTGATCCAGCAGCGCTTCAGCAGCGCGCTTTACTGCCACAGCCGGTCGCTGGGCCCGATCAGCCGTTTTGCTGAGCCGGACGACACCTTCACCCAGCCGGAGACACACTTCGGGGATTTTCATCTGCTGCCGACACCCGGCCACACGCCGGGCAGCGCCAGCTATCTCTATACGTCGCCGCTGGGCATGACCTACCTGTTTGTGGGCGATACGGTGACGCGCTCACATGATCAGTGGATCACCGTACTGGTGCCGGACAGCAATCCGGCTGAACTGAGCCAGACGCTGGAGTTCTACCGCTCGCTGCGGCCTGACGTCGTGCTGATGAGCACCACGCGCGGGCATCTCTCCTGGAAAACGGTCACGCTGCAGAGCTGGCTGGCGGCGATCGATGAAGCCGAGCAGCACCCGCTGGATCTGCGCCAGCAGCCGCTGTTCTGA
- the ldcA gene encoding muramoyltetrapeptide carboxypeptidase, which translates to MISRSIRLISPSGYCHNQPAALQGIARLRAAGHQVENEQVITRRFQRFAGTDAERLADINQLASLATLPDVVLAVRGGYGASRLLASIDYTGLQRRLLNQPLALCGHSDFTAIQLALLAQVGLITFSAPMLAGNFGAATLSEFTLHHFWQALTSPTFEVKWQSETPDEGEWQGTLWGGNLAMICSLIGTPWMPQFDNGILVIEDVNEHPFRIERMLIQLEQSGILARQRAIVTGSFTSTALSDYDNGFDFSTVWQRLRDTTGLPVISDLAFGHDADTVTLPLGARAELAVRHGQAQIQVTGHPVLRE; encoded by the coding sequence ATGATTTCACGTTCAATCCGTCTGATCTCCCCCTCCGGTTACTGCCACAATCAGCCTGCGGCGCTGCAGGGCATCGCGCGACTGCGCGCGGCCGGCCATCAGGTTGAGAACGAGCAGGTGATTACCCGCCGCTTTCAGCGCTTTGCCGGTACGGATGCGGAGAGACTGGCAGATATTAACCAGCTTGCCAGCCTCGCGACGCTGCCCGACGTGGTGCTGGCCGTGCGCGGCGGCTATGGCGCCAGCCGGCTGCTGGCCTCGATTGACTACACGGGTTTGCAACGCCGTCTGCTGAATCAGCCGCTGGCGCTGTGCGGTCACAGCGACTTCACCGCAATTCAGCTGGCGCTGCTGGCGCAGGTGGGCCTGATCACCTTCAGCGCCCCGATGCTGGCCGGTAATTTCGGTGCCGCGACCTTATCCGAATTTACCCTTCATCACTTCTGGCAGGCATTGACATCCCCGACATTTGAGGTGAAATGGCAAAGCGAAACGCCGGATGAAGGTGAATGGCAGGGCACGCTGTGGGGCGGCAATCTGGCGATGATCTGCTCCCTGATCGGCACCCCCTGGATGCCACAGTTCGATAATGGCATTCTGGTGATCGAAGATGTGAATGAGCATCCGTTCCGCATCGAACGTATGCTGATCCAGCTGGAGCAGAGCGGCATTCTGGCGCGTCAGCGGGCGATCGTCACCGGCAGTTTTACCAGCACGGCGCTGTCAGACTATGACAATGGCTTTGACTTCAGCACCGTCTGGCAGCGGCTGCGCGACACCACCGGTCTGCCGGTCATCTCCGATCTGGCTTTCGGTCATGACGCGGATACCGTAACGCTGCCGCTGGGCGCACGCGCAGAGTTAGCCGTCCGTCACGGGCAGGCGCAGATTCAGGTAACCGGGCACCCCGTCCTGCGGGAATAG